In Oryza brachyantha chromosome 1, ObraRS2, whole genome shotgun sequence, the following are encoded in one genomic region:
- the LOC102708379 gene encoding uncharacterized protein LOC102708379, with protein MEPLNAKLYDKYNALKKRKLLDEGLEQKRDADMKELHQALKDWISELQSENERLIAQLTQKEQQLVEAKTLLLDETRKTKELNSEILNLQCVLAEKNDHHAASGSPATTTETILGNQTPISPTMKTAKSNSRKKNMRSIEKTSVPRNGFQEEGRYLDCCTRHMGISGSATEESSSTCMFHMLTESIVGMKFSVQNKTEGFSLSVSHEASGYNFTLTWVDQPGGGEWSYQYSSLGTLDRIAMGWMKQEIKFSTTMCPVFFQRISRILRQG; from the exons ATGGAGCCGCTCAACGCCAAGCTCTACGACAAGTACAACGCCCTCAAG AAGCGGAAGCTGCTCGACGAGGGGCTGGAGCAGAAGCGGGACGCGGACATGAAGGAGCTCCACCAGG CCCTGAAAGATTGGATCAGCGAGCTCCAGAGCGAGAACGAGCGCCTCATAGCCCAGCT GACCCAAAAGGAGCAGCAGCTTGTGGAGGCCAAGACGCTTTTACTTGATGAAACTCGGAAGA CAAAGGAGCTTAATAGTGAAATATTGAACCTTCAGTGTGTCCTGGCTGAGAAGAACGACCATCATGCAGCTAGTGGGTCCCCTGCCACAACAACTGAAACGATTCTAGGGAATCAAACTCCAATTTCACCTACAATGAAGACAGCAAAGTCAAACAGCaggaagaaaaatatgcgcTCCATTGAAAAAACTAGTGTTCCTCGTAATGGCTTTCAGGAGGAAGGAAGATAT CTTGATTGCTGTACAAGACATATGGGCATCTCAG GGAGTGCGACAGAAGAAAGCTCTAGTACCTGTATGTTTCATATGCTGACTGAATCAATAGTTGGCATGAAATTTTCAGTGCAGAACAAAACAGAAGGGTTTTCACTTTCTGTCTCTCATGAAGCTAGTG GTTACAATTTCACTCTCACATGGGTAGACCAACCCGGTGGTGGTGAATGGTCATATCAGTACTCCTCATTGGGCACCCTGGACCGGATAGCTATGGGCTGGATGAAACAAGAGATAAAATTCAGCACAACCATGTGCCCTGTGTTTTTTCAGCGCATTTCGCGCATCCTCAGGCAAGGCTAA
- the LOC102702901 gene encoding BSD domain-containing protein 1-like, with the protein MNFFSSVFSAAAGEREGERGEEGGEEAAGEHGEGAESGGGWSFGGLIKTLAEEIEGQRDAQEGEGEEDGGEAAGGEGEGEGEGEGEAAEEGDGGGGGWIFGGLIKTLAEEIEEQRRVNSQLEAEEAEAAAAAEGEEGEGADSGAAWRGFGGLIKTLAEDIQEQRMVNSQLAEAEDAAAAAAAAEGEEGEGADSGSAWGSIGGLIQTFASRSESVLEGYRRDIQDLGSGLRLETASLRAAAVRAAAAFPGALEAGASAASDRLESVGQAVDDLGAAAAVLLSHANEALRSADAEGEDGGVDGSSHPSESASGASWRASLPSKKYTRFEAQVLALRADPATFTEEPEDADGFAKWQDAFRIDERKEEIEGVLRESPGLESFVERLVPSVVEYDMFWCRYFFAVDKLRQAEDVRTKLVTRAMSKEDEEELSWDVDDDEDDGNADHEEGANTMINKEERIEERASHKLQDEQQRVADVSDNKEMTLAAGNDDNGESKEKTAITKSSNDMDREEKIDAGNSPKESEFSVVSHPSAQEEELSWEEIEDVGDEDEKKGAGPRSSPPRKVEDVRKRFSSVEDEEELSWDVDD; encoded by the coding sequence ATGAATTTCTTCAGCTCCgtcttctccgccgccgccggcgagcgtgAGGGAgagcggggagaggagggcggGGAGGAAGCGGCGGGGGAGCACGGGGAGGGGGCGGAGTCCGGCGGCGGGTGGAGCTTCGGTGGGCTGATCAAGACGCTGGCGGAGGAGATTGAGGGGCAGCGGGATGCGCAGGAgggcgagggggaggaggatggcggagaggcggcgggtggggagggagagggagagggagagggggagggggaggcggcggaggagggtgacggaggcggcggcgggtggatCTTCGGTGGGTTGATCAAGACGTTGGCGGAGGAGATAGAGGAGCAGCGGAGGGTGAATAGCCAGCTGGAAGctgaggaggcggaggcggcagcggcggcggaaggggaggaaggggaaggcGCTGATTCCGGCGCCGCCTGGAGGGGCTTCGGGGGCCTGATCAAGACGTTGGCGGAGGACATACAGGAGCAGCGGATGGTGAACAGCCAGCTAGCCGAGGCGGAGgatgcggctgcggctgcggctgcggcggaaggggaggaaggggaaggcGCTGATTCCGGCAGCGCCTGGGGGAGCATCGGGGGTCTGATCCAGACGTTCGCGTCGCGGTCGGAGTCGGTGCTCGAGGGCTACCGCCGCGACATCCAGGACCTCGGCTCGGGCCTCCGCCTCGAGACGGCCTCCCTCCGTGCCGCGGCCGTgcgggccgccgcggcgttTCCCGGTGCGCTCGAGGCCGGCGCCTCCGCTGCCTCCGACAGGCTCGAGTCCGTCGGCCAGGCCGTCGACGACCTCggtgcggccgccgccgtcctcctctcGCACGCCAACGAGGCCCTCCGATCCGCGGACGCAGAAGGCGAAGATGGTGGCGTGGACGGCTCCTCCCACCCCTCCGAGTCTGCCTCCGGCGCCTCATGGCGCGCGTCGCTGCCGTCCAAGAAGTACACCCGTTTCGAGGCGCAGGTGCTGGCGCTGCGCGCCGATCCTGCCACCTTCACTGAGGAGCCAGAGGATGCAGATGGGTTCGCTAAGTGGCAAGACGCATTCAGAATCGAcgagagaaaagaagagattGAGGGTGTGCTCCGGGAGAGCCCCGGGCTAGAGAGCTTTGTGGAGAGGCTTGTGCCATCGGTGGTAGAGTATGACATGTTCTGGTGCCGGTATTTTTTTGCTGTTGATAAGCTCCGGCAAGCGGAGGATGTCCGCACAAAACTTGTGACCAGGGCAATGTCTAAGGAGGATGAGGAAGAGCTCAGCTGGGATGTGGATGATGATGAGGACGATGGCAATGCTGATCATGAAGAAGGTGCCAACACCATGATAAATAAAGAAGAGCGAATTGAGGAGCGTGCTAGCCACAAGTTACAAGATGAACAACAACGAGTCGCAGATGTTTCAGATAACAAGGAGATGACTCTGGCAGCTGGGAATGATGATAATGGTGAATCTAAGGAGAAAACAGCGATAACAAAGTCGAGCAATGACATGGACAGAGAAGAGAAGATCGACGCTGGTAACTCACCTAAGGAGAGTGAATTCTCAGTGGTGTCTCATCCATCTGCACAGGAGGAAGAGCTTAGCTGGGAGGAGATTGAGGATGTTGGTGATGAAGATGAGAAGAAAGGAGCTGGTCCACGGTCGAGCCCTCCTAGAAAAGTTGAGGATGTTCGGAAGCGATTTAGTTCTGTAGAAGATGAGGAGGAGCTGAGTTGGGATGTTGATGATTGA
- the LOC102708842 gene encoding uncharacterized protein LOC102708842 isoform X2, protein MDPAADPMAASAPFPTIPAVASPRHPRAAKPRRQAAPFRSSDHPVAASSSSSSRRLGADLPFGHGLRRGAVSGYARAAGSRAPSGLVVIGGGDTASSTVDVDGCSPPASSWSSSSESSFVFGASDMRRSFSFGSGTASSSSSFSAIVGELTLDDPGSRQGDADVSRGNGSAPEMNMHPVLSPCIELGRRGEGLGVPSEAMGCESTESSCSLVGQVVRPSLCSGQNFTTEFGKDGDHLSAEDCAGQVSFRKDSGKISADGDDSKENKFAFVFGENAEERGFTTKISETEIKKGENNVAFGSDRHDASVAKGNGCTESSLKGAKHACGSSMRDRYGVSPTEKASSVSPFGVEAQDGSAKVSSTKMSTERQSTGIQVSELGDLGLFDEQSFAVRDHNAASREYGGVKGVSMNKRTVKQEFSTQQVLQPLFTNDQKAAPGVKVHLKEATNFRREDSDTSKGNSGTKEEDANCFSLQEKESNHDRTVFTSMTNLESSSQSDFIFAASTFDQSILQSQRRHNKKKMGVMSNHANSIQSHPTSAISLAHSEILRQQYTELPAQWTKYNKTDPKTVKMSTGPAFKENLEHHEDCETWRIRGNQAYAEGLLAKAEECYTHGINSVSLNEASWKSLMLCYSNRAATRMSLGRMREALADCRKATDIDSSFLKAQVRAANCLLALGDVEEAQKGFEICLKSSHAESLDSKIMEEASDGIKKAQKVSTFVLLSKEYLVKKEFDKIPSALQMISDALSISTCSDNLMMMKAEALLLLQRYEEVIRFCEETLHLAAENSLSLCQHSKIIDFDNCSSSVKLWRYYIIAKSYFFIGKLEEAHQFLKKHRQEALVECRYGKKSQQSISSFFTAICELLSLKAAGNEAFQAGKYSEAVEHYTTALLSNTESLRFSAICFANRAAAYQAMGQILDAIADCSLAIAVDSNYAKAISRRAGLYELIRDYDQARNDLHRLISLLERQLEENMAMLSEKSDGIRSSLNRANLRLSALEQDAKKGISLNIYLILGIEPSCTYVDIKKAYRKAALRHHPDKAGNFLVRSENIDDTVWRRITNEIRKDADYLFKLIGKAYAILSDTTMKL, encoded by the exons atggatCCGGCCGCCGATCCGATGGCCGCGTCGGCCCCATTCCCCACCATCCCGGCCGTCGCGAGCCCCAGGCACCCCCGCGCCGCCAAGCCGCGACGGCAGGCGGCGCCCTTCCGGTCGTCGGACCACCCCGTTgccgcgtcctcctcctcctcgagccgccgcctcggcgccgATCTCCCGTTCGGACACGGACTGCGGCGAGGCGCAGTCTCCGGATACGCGCGGGCTGCGGGATCGCGCGCTCCCTCGGGCCTCGTCGTCATCGGCGGCGGGGACACCGCGTCCAGCACCGTCGACGTGGACGGgtgttcgccgccggcgagctcatGGAGCTCGTCGAGCGAGTCTAGCTTCGTGTTTGGGGCGTCGGATATGAGGAGGAGCTTCTCGTTTGGATCCGGCacggcctcgtcgtcgtctagCTTCTCAGCAATAGTGGGGGAGCTCACCTTAGATGATCCCGGCAGCAGGCAAGGCGATGCTGATGTTTCTAGGGGAAATGGCTCAGCGCCGGAGATGAACATGCATCCGGTTTTGAGCCCGTGTATTGAGCTTGGGCGGCGTGGTGAAGGGCTTGGAGTCCCTTCTGAAGCAATGGGATGTGAGAGTACAGAGAGTAGCTGCTCATTAGTTGGTCAAGTGGTTCGTCCATCTCTTTGTTCTGGACAAAATTTTACTACCGAATTTGGAAAGGATGGGGATCACTTGTCTGCCGAAGATTGTGCTGGTCAAGTCAGCTTCAGAAAGGATTCAGGCAAAATTTCTGCAGATGGTGATGATAGCAAGGAGAATAAGTTTGCCTTTGTTTTTGGTGAGAATGCTGAGGAAAGGGGGTTCACTACAAAGATATCAGAAACTGAAATTAAGAAGGGGGAAAATAATGTAGCATTTGGTTCTGATCGGCATGATGCCTCAGTTGCCAAAGGTAATGGATGTACTGAGTCCAGTTTGAAGGGTGCAAAGCATGCGTGTGGTTCAAGTATGAGGGATCGTTATGGAGTTTCCCCTACAGAAAAAGCTTCAAGTGTTTCACCTTTTGGCGTTGAAGCTCAAGATGGTAGTGCAAAGGTTTCTTCCACAAAGATGTCTACTGAAAGACAAAGCACTGGAATACAAGTGTCAGAACTTGGAGATTTAGGGTTGTTTGATGAGCAATCCTTTGCTGTACGTGACCACAATGCAGCATCAAGAGAATATGGTGGGGTTAAGGGTGTGAGCATGAATAAAAGAACAGTTAAACAAGAGTTCTCAACTCAGCAAGTACTGCAGCCACTCTTTACAAACGATCAGAAAGCAGCTCCAGGAGTAAAAGTGCATTTGAAGGAAGCCACTAACTTCAGACGAGAGGACTCTGATACCAGTAAAGGAAACTCTGGCACAAAGGAAGAAGATGCTAACTGCTTTAGTCTGCAAGAAAAAGAGAGTAACCATGATAGAACAGTTTTTACTTCCATGACAAACTTGGAAAGTTCTAGTCAATCTGATTTCATATTTGCGGCATCAACTTTTGATCAGAGCATATTGCAGTCACAAAGACGacataacaagaaaaaaatgggagTAATGAGTAATCATGCTAATTCTATCCAAAGCCACCCAACATCTGCCATTAGTCTAGCTCACTCAGAAATCTTAAGGCAGCAATACACAGAATTACCTGCTCAATGGACCAAATACAACAAAACAGATCCTAAAACAGTTAAAATGAGTACAGGACCAGCATTTAAGGAAAACCTTGAACATCATGAAGACTGTGAAACATGGCGTATAAG GGGAAACCAAGCATATGCTGAAGGCCTGTTAGCTAAGGCCGAGGAGTGCTATACCCATGGAATTAATTCTGTTTCCTTGAATGAAGCTTCTTGGAAATCATTGATGCTGTGCTACAGCAATCGTGCAGCTACTCGGATGTCTCTTGGTAGGATGAGAGAGGCCCTTGCTGATTGTCGAAAAGCCACTGATATTGATTCCAGCTTTCTGAAGGCTCAAGTCAGAGCTGCCAA TTGCCTACTTGCTCTGGGGGATGTTGAAGAAGCACAGAaaggttttgaaatatgtttgAAGTCCAGTCATGCAGAAAGCCTGGATAGTAAAATCATGGAAGAGGCTTCTGATGGCATAAAAAAAGCTCAG AAAGTATCTACTTTTGTACTCCTATCCAAGGAATATCTTGTAAAAAAGGAATTTGACAAGATACCCAGTGCCTTACAAATGATCTCTGATGCTTTGTCCATAAGTACTTGTTCAGATaatttgatgatgatgaaagCAGAAGCTTTGTTACTG TTACAGCGATATGAAGAAGTAATCCGGTTTTGTGAGGAAACTCTACATTTGGCAGCGGAAAATAGTCTTTCTCTGTGTCAGCATTCGAAAATCATCGACTTTGACAATTGCAGTAGCTCTGTGAAATTGTGGCGTTATTATATTATAGCGAAGTCCTATTTTTTCATAGGAAAACTTGAAGAGGCTCATCAGTTTCTAAAGAAGCACAGGCAGGAAGCTCTTGTAGAATGCAG GTATGGGAAGAAATCTCAGCAATCAATTTCATCATTCTTCACCGCAATCTGTGAACTACTCAGCCTAAAA GCTGCTGGGAACGAAGCATTTCAAGCTGGTAAATATTCAGAGGCTGTGGAGCATTACACCACTGCTTTGTTAAGCAATACAGAGTCACTTCGTTTTTCAGCAATCTGCTTTGCAAATCGCGCAGCTGCGTACCAGGCAATGGGCCAAATTTTAGATGCAATAGCAGATTGCTCGTTAGCTATAGCCGTTGACTCCAATTATGCTAAG GCTATTTCTAGAAGAGCTGGTCTGTATGAACTTATAAGGGACTATGATCAGGCGAGGAATGATCTTCATAGGTTAATTTCTCTTCTTGAGAGACAACTTGAAGAAAATATGGCCATGCTTTCAGAAAAATCAGATGGTATTCGTAGCAGTCTGAACCGAGCCAATCTTAGGCTTTCTGCTTTGGAGCAGGACGCCAAGAAGGGGAtctcattaaatatttatttaatact AGGAATCGAACCATCTTGCACTTATGTGGATATAAAGAAGGCATACCGCAAAGCAGCACTAAGGCATCATCCAGACAAA GCTGGTAATTTTCTTGTGAGAAGTGAAAATATTGACGACACAGTATGGAGAAGAATCACTAATGAGATCCGCAAAGATGCTGACTATTTATTCAAACTAATTGGGAAAGCATATGCTATACTTTCGGACACTACAATG AAACTTTGA
- the LOC102708842 gene encoding uncharacterized protein LOC102708842 isoform X1: MDPAADPMAASAPFPTIPAVASPRHPRAAKPRRQAAPFRSSDHPVAASSSSSSRRLGADLPFGHGLRRGAVSGYARAAGSRAPSGLVVIGGGDTASSTVDVDGCSPPASSWSSSSESSFVFGASDMRRSFSFGSGTASSSSSFSAIVGELTLDDPGSRQGDADVSRGNGSAPEMNMHPVLSPCIELGRRGEGLGVPSEAMGCESTESSCSLVGQVVRPSLCSGQNFTTEFGKDGDHLSAEDCAGQVSFRKDSGKISADGDDSKENKFAFVFGENAEERGFTTKISETEIKKGENNVAFGSDRHDASVAKGNGCTESSLKGAKHACGSSMRDRYGVSPTEKASSVSPFGVEAQDGSAKVSSTKMSTERQSTGIQVSELGDLGLFDEQSFAVRDHNAASREYGGVKGVSMNKRTVKQEFSTQQVLQPLFTNDQKAAPGVKVHLKEATNFRREDSDTSKGNSGTKEEDANCFSLQEKESNHDRTVFTSMTNLESSSQSDFIFAASTFDQSILQSQRRHNKKKMGVMSNHANSIQSHPTSAISLAHSEILRQQYTELPAQWTKYNKTDPKTVKMSTGPAFKENLEHHEDCETWRIRGNQAYAEGLLAKAEECYTHGINSVSLNEASWKSLMLCYSNRAATRMSLGRMREALADCRKATDIDSSFLKAQVRAANCLLALGDVEEAQKGFEICLKSSHAESLDSKIMEEASDGIKKAQKVSTFVLLSKEYLVKKEFDKIPSALQMISDALSISTCSDNLMMMKAEALLLLQRYEEVIRFCEETLHLAAENSLSLCQHSKIIDFDNCSSSVKLWRYYIIAKSYFFIGKLEEAHQFLKKHRQEALVECRYGKKSQQSISSFFTAICELLSLKAAGNEAFQAGKYSEAVEHYTTALLSNTESLRFSAICFANRAAAYQAMGQILDAIADCSLAIAVDSNYAKAISRRAGLYELIRDYDQARNDLHRLISLLERQLEENMAMLSEKSDGIRSSLNRANLRLSALEQDAKKGISLNIYLILGIEPSCTYVDIKKAYRKAALRHHPDKAGNFLVRSENIDDTVWRRITNEIRKDADYLFKLIGKAYAILSDTTMKSK, encoded by the exons atggatCCGGCCGCCGATCCGATGGCCGCGTCGGCCCCATTCCCCACCATCCCGGCCGTCGCGAGCCCCAGGCACCCCCGCGCCGCCAAGCCGCGACGGCAGGCGGCGCCCTTCCGGTCGTCGGACCACCCCGTTgccgcgtcctcctcctcctcgagccgccgcctcggcgccgATCTCCCGTTCGGACACGGACTGCGGCGAGGCGCAGTCTCCGGATACGCGCGGGCTGCGGGATCGCGCGCTCCCTCGGGCCTCGTCGTCATCGGCGGCGGGGACACCGCGTCCAGCACCGTCGACGTGGACGGgtgttcgccgccggcgagctcatGGAGCTCGTCGAGCGAGTCTAGCTTCGTGTTTGGGGCGTCGGATATGAGGAGGAGCTTCTCGTTTGGATCCGGCacggcctcgtcgtcgtctagCTTCTCAGCAATAGTGGGGGAGCTCACCTTAGATGATCCCGGCAGCAGGCAAGGCGATGCTGATGTTTCTAGGGGAAATGGCTCAGCGCCGGAGATGAACATGCATCCGGTTTTGAGCCCGTGTATTGAGCTTGGGCGGCGTGGTGAAGGGCTTGGAGTCCCTTCTGAAGCAATGGGATGTGAGAGTACAGAGAGTAGCTGCTCATTAGTTGGTCAAGTGGTTCGTCCATCTCTTTGTTCTGGACAAAATTTTACTACCGAATTTGGAAAGGATGGGGATCACTTGTCTGCCGAAGATTGTGCTGGTCAAGTCAGCTTCAGAAAGGATTCAGGCAAAATTTCTGCAGATGGTGATGATAGCAAGGAGAATAAGTTTGCCTTTGTTTTTGGTGAGAATGCTGAGGAAAGGGGGTTCACTACAAAGATATCAGAAACTGAAATTAAGAAGGGGGAAAATAATGTAGCATTTGGTTCTGATCGGCATGATGCCTCAGTTGCCAAAGGTAATGGATGTACTGAGTCCAGTTTGAAGGGTGCAAAGCATGCGTGTGGTTCAAGTATGAGGGATCGTTATGGAGTTTCCCCTACAGAAAAAGCTTCAAGTGTTTCACCTTTTGGCGTTGAAGCTCAAGATGGTAGTGCAAAGGTTTCTTCCACAAAGATGTCTACTGAAAGACAAAGCACTGGAATACAAGTGTCAGAACTTGGAGATTTAGGGTTGTTTGATGAGCAATCCTTTGCTGTACGTGACCACAATGCAGCATCAAGAGAATATGGTGGGGTTAAGGGTGTGAGCATGAATAAAAGAACAGTTAAACAAGAGTTCTCAACTCAGCAAGTACTGCAGCCACTCTTTACAAACGATCAGAAAGCAGCTCCAGGAGTAAAAGTGCATTTGAAGGAAGCCACTAACTTCAGACGAGAGGACTCTGATACCAGTAAAGGAAACTCTGGCACAAAGGAAGAAGATGCTAACTGCTTTAGTCTGCAAGAAAAAGAGAGTAACCATGATAGAACAGTTTTTACTTCCATGACAAACTTGGAAAGTTCTAGTCAATCTGATTTCATATTTGCGGCATCAACTTTTGATCAGAGCATATTGCAGTCACAAAGACGacataacaagaaaaaaatgggagTAATGAGTAATCATGCTAATTCTATCCAAAGCCACCCAACATCTGCCATTAGTCTAGCTCACTCAGAAATCTTAAGGCAGCAATACACAGAATTACCTGCTCAATGGACCAAATACAACAAAACAGATCCTAAAACAGTTAAAATGAGTACAGGACCAGCATTTAAGGAAAACCTTGAACATCATGAAGACTGTGAAACATGGCGTATAAG GGGAAACCAAGCATATGCTGAAGGCCTGTTAGCTAAGGCCGAGGAGTGCTATACCCATGGAATTAATTCTGTTTCCTTGAATGAAGCTTCTTGGAAATCATTGATGCTGTGCTACAGCAATCGTGCAGCTACTCGGATGTCTCTTGGTAGGATGAGAGAGGCCCTTGCTGATTGTCGAAAAGCCACTGATATTGATTCCAGCTTTCTGAAGGCTCAAGTCAGAGCTGCCAA TTGCCTACTTGCTCTGGGGGATGTTGAAGAAGCACAGAaaggttttgaaatatgtttgAAGTCCAGTCATGCAGAAAGCCTGGATAGTAAAATCATGGAAGAGGCTTCTGATGGCATAAAAAAAGCTCAG AAAGTATCTACTTTTGTACTCCTATCCAAGGAATATCTTGTAAAAAAGGAATTTGACAAGATACCCAGTGCCTTACAAATGATCTCTGATGCTTTGTCCATAAGTACTTGTTCAGATaatttgatgatgatgaaagCAGAAGCTTTGTTACTG TTACAGCGATATGAAGAAGTAATCCGGTTTTGTGAGGAAACTCTACATTTGGCAGCGGAAAATAGTCTTTCTCTGTGTCAGCATTCGAAAATCATCGACTTTGACAATTGCAGTAGCTCTGTGAAATTGTGGCGTTATTATATTATAGCGAAGTCCTATTTTTTCATAGGAAAACTTGAAGAGGCTCATCAGTTTCTAAAGAAGCACAGGCAGGAAGCTCTTGTAGAATGCAG GTATGGGAAGAAATCTCAGCAATCAATTTCATCATTCTTCACCGCAATCTGTGAACTACTCAGCCTAAAA GCTGCTGGGAACGAAGCATTTCAAGCTGGTAAATATTCAGAGGCTGTGGAGCATTACACCACTGCTTTGTTAAGCAATACAGAGTCACTTCGTTTTTCAGCAATCTGCTTTGCAAATCGCGCAGCTGCGTACCAGGCAATGGGCCAAATTTTAGATGCAATAGCAGATTGCTCGTTAGCTATAGCCGTTGACTCCAATTATGCTAAG GCTATTTCTAGAAGAGCTGGTCTGTATGAACTTATAAGGGACTATGATCAGGCGAGGAATGATCTTCATAGGTTAATTTCTCTTCTTGAGAGACAACTTGAAGAAAATATGGCCATGCTTTCAGAAAAATCAGATGGTATTCGTAGCAGTCTGAACCGAGCCAATCTTAGGCTTTCTGCTTTGGAGCAGGACGCCAAGAAGGGGAtctcattaaatatttatttaatact AGGAATCGAACCATCTTGCACTTATGTGGATATAAAGAAGGCATACCGCAAAGCAGCACTAAGGCATCATCCAGACAAA GCTGGTAATTTTCTTGTGAGAAGTGAAAATATTGACGACACAGTATGGAGAAGAATCACTAATGAGATCCGCAAAGATGCTGACTATTTATTCAAACTAATTGGGAAAGCATATGCTATACTTTCGGACACTACAATG AAGAGCAAATGA